In one window of Gudongella oleilytica DNA:
- a CDS encoding COG1361 S-layer family protein has protein sequence MKRLLSRLLIFAIIFTMLPAGVWAEEDLATSSPYYPDLMLISSNSIRAEAGDRETIEIELKNVGTERATNIVATLYSDETGTVLVTGSSSKKIDDIGFETNNNVESEYFTIDIDDDAEDDTYQMRLEVVYYNEYNNVDIHPVKYTLSKTINVRVTSSPTTPELIVSRVDLMPVIVLPGGDFIVGFELENDGDGPARDIKASIKGLTVDTFSLRAGLSTKTLTSINRGKKDYIYFELKAAKGLKAGNYELELEYSYKDDKGTKIGPEKEGFSIQVGSNLEQAANLLLQNITYPSGPLGQNKEVKVSMEIRNQGQSIAKNVVVNADSQESSGLVPKSLSTAKIDAIAPGETVKVEFLFLTAPNAMTSNYPINITVDYTDDLVSPELRDQISQMIGVFVNAPDEDANLSTPKLIIDRYSFSPTMVEAGQNFEMYLSFYNTNSSRAVRNIKIFLTAEEETDSGSVFTPVNSSNTFYIDSIAPKGRVEKTITMFTIPDAKAKTYTITANFEYEDSAANPYQAQEFIGIPVVQQSRLETGEVGYFPESYVGQSTPVSVEFYNTGKVTLYNMMVKLEGDFQTENGQYYVGNFDSGSSEYFEGYIIPMNPGELSGDIVFTFEDSTGQMQEVRKPFTLNVMDMMPMPEFPEGEPPIEEPMPEGSGGIKSFLIPAGVALAAIVAGVIFYRNRKAKKTPEEMEIDE, from the coding sequence ATGAAACGATTATTAAGCAGGCTATTGATATTTGCAATAATATTTACGATGCTCCCGGCAGGGGTTTGGGCTGAAGAAGATTTAGCCACATCAAGTCCTTACTACCCAGATCTTATGCTAATAAGCTCTAATTCTATTAGGGCTGAGGCTGGCGATAGGGAAACTATTGAAATAGAATTAAAAAATGTAGGCACTGAAAGGGCTACAAATATAGTAGCCACTCTATATTCTGATGAGACAGGTACTGTTCTGGTTACCGGTTCTTCGAGTAAGAAAATTGATGATATTGGCTTCGAAACTAATAATAATGTAGAGTCTGAATACTTCACTATTGATATTGACGATGATGCTGAGGATGACACTTATCAAATGCGATTAGAAGTAGTGTATTATAATGAATATAACAATGTCGATATTCACCCAGTGAAATACACTCTTTCTAAGACCATCAATGTCCGAGTAACCTCCTCCCCCACAACTCCCGAGTTAATTGTCTCCAGAGTTGATCTTATGCCGGTAATAGTTTTACCTGGTGGAGACTTCATAGTCGGCTTCGAGCTTGAGAATGACGGTGACGGACCAGCAAGAGACATAAAAGCCTCCATAAAAGGACTAACAGTTGACACCTTCTCATTAAGAGCTGGACTTAGCACAAAAACACTTACCTCGATAAACAGAGGCAAGAAGGATTATATATACTTCGAGCTAAAGGCTGCAAAGGGACTCAAAGCAGGAAATTATGAGCTCGAGCTTGAGTACAGCTACAAAGATGATAAGGGAACTAAAATAGGACCGGAAAAAGAAGGGTTCAGCATCCAGGTGGGATCAAATCTGGAGCAGGCGGCAAACCTTTTACTCCAAAACATAACCTATCCTTCAGGGCCTCTGGGTCAGAACAAGGAAGTAAAGGTTTCAATGGAAATAAGAAATCAGGGTCAGTCCATTGCGAAAAATGTCGTAGTAAACGCTGACAGCCAGGAATCGAGCGGACTTGTTCCAAAGTCGCTTAGTACCGCTAAAATAGATGCGATAGCACCAGGCGAGACAGTTAAGGTTGAATTCTTATTCCTGACTGCTCCAAATGCAATGACCAGCAACTACCCGATCAATATTACAGTTGATTACACCGACGATTTGGTATCTCCGGAGTTGAGAGATCAGATTTCGCAAATGATCGGAGTATTTGTAAATGCACCTGATGAGGATGCAAATCTGTCAACTCCGAAGTTAATAATAGATAGATACAGCTTCAGCCCGACAATGGTGGAAGCAGGACAAAACTTTGAAATGTACCTGTCCTTCTATAATACAAACAGCTCGAGGGCTGTAAGAAATATAAAGATTTTCCTCACAGCTGAGGAAGAAACAGATTCAGGCTCAGTATTCACGCCAGTTAACAGCTCCAATACCTTTTATATCGACAGTATCGCACCTAAGGGCAGGGTTGAAAAGACAATAACAATGTTCACCATACCGGATGCCAAAGCGAAGACCTACACCATAACTGCAAACTTTGAATATGAGGACTCTGCAGCCAATCCCTACCAGGCTCAGGAATTCATAGGCATACCTGTAGTTCAGCAGTCGAGGCTTGAGACCGGTGAAGTGGGTTACTTTCCCGAGAGCTATGTAGGTCAGTCGACTCCTGTATCTGTAGAATTCTATAACACTGGAAAGGTAACTCTTTATAACATGATGGTAAAGCTGGAGGGCGACTTCCAGACAGAAAACGGTCAGTATTATGTTGGTAATTTCGACAGCGGAAGCAGCGAGTACTTTGAGGGGTATATTATCCCTATGAATCCTGGCGAGCTTTCAGGGGATATCGTCTTCACATTTGAGGACTCCACAGGTCAAATGCAGGAGGTACGAAAGCCCTTTACGCTTAATGTTATGGATATGATGCCCATGCCTGAGTTCCCTGAGGGCGAGCCTCCAATTGAGGAGCCCATGCCCGAAGGTTCAGGCGGCATAAAGTCCTTCCTCATACCTGCCGGGGTTGCTTTAGCAGCTATAGTTGCAGGTGTGATCTTCTACAGAAATAGGAAGGCAAAAAAAACACCAGAGGAAATGGAAATAGATGAATAG
- a CDS encoding ABC transporter ATP-binding protein produces MLDFICIEKEVVKLEDLIQLRNLRKIYKMGDEKIIALDNIDLDIGKKEFVCLIGTSGSGKSTLLNMMAGLEKPTRGEIIINEMHLEKMDEKQLAKFRQLNIGFVFQSYNLIPTLTALENVSLVLTFRGVPKSSRDKVAAKMLKNVGLGNRLHHKPSEMSGGQQQRVSIARAFVSNPRIVFADEPTGNLDTKTTYEVMDLITGMAKEYSQTLVIVTHDVEISGYAHRVIHLRDGSIERIDINKSSKEEIG; encoded by the coding sequence ATGTTAGACTTTATTTGTATCGAGAAAGAGGTGGTCAAGCTGGAAGATCTTATTCAACTGAGGAATCTCAGAAAAATATATAAGATGGGTGATGAAAAGATCATTGCTCTGGACAATATTGACCTTGATATTGGCAAAAAGGAGTTTGTGTGCTTGATCGGAACCTCAGGCTCCGGTAAGAGTACGTTGCTAAATATGATGGCCGGTCTTGAGAAGCCCACAAGAGGGGAAATAATAATAAATGAAATGCATCTGGAGAAGATGGATGAGAAGCAGCTTGCCAAGTTCAGGCAGCTTAACATAGGCTTTGTGTTCCAGTCGTACAACCTTATCCCCACTCTCACAGCCTTGGAGAATGTTAGCCTTGTGCTTACCTTCAGGGGTGTTCCAAAATCGAGCAGAGACAAGGTTGCAGCAAAGATGCTTAAGAATGTCGGCCTTGGAAACAGGCTTCACCATAAGCCCTCGGAGATGAGTGGGGGTCAGCAGCAGCGTGTAAGTATTGCAAGAGCGTTTGTAAGCAATCCCAGGATAGTATTTGCAGACGAGCCGACAGGAAATCTGGACACCAAGACCACCTACGAGGTAATGGACCTGATAACAGGAATGGCAAAGGAATACAGCCAGACACTTGTAATTGTTACTCACGACGTCGAGATATCCGGGTACGCACATAGAGTCATACACCTAAGAGACGGCAGTATTGAGAGGATAGACATCAATAAATCTTCAAAGGAGGAAATAGGATAG
- a CDS encoding peptide ABC transporter substrate-binding protein, protein MNKRLLALMLVLTMAISLLAGCAQPAPAPAPAPEQPAEQPAEPAKEVVFNWNIGADPKTIDPVLNGASDGGDVINQTFEGLTREKSGTVYPGIAESWDVSEDGLTVTFHLRESKWSDGSPLTAHDFVYSWKRGMDPATASEYAWIWEYTNIVGAFDAVNGASLDEVGVTALDDYTLEVKLLTPTDYIISLLSFYHFMPTKQSAVEAGADGAWAKDPANAVSNGPFKLTSYKIGEGLTLVKNEHYWNAAEVKIDRIEGKFIDEQATAYQAYQAGELHLLPDVPPAEIPTLIAESPDFYVFPLLGTYYYNINMDLPMFQDVRVRKALNLAIDRELITETMGSGQIPAAGFVPPGFLDHEGNDFFEKSGTYGIATDNSKVAEAQALLAEAGFPGGAGFPEFTIMYNTSAGHQQVAELVQEMLKTNLGINTKLENQEWAVFQDTRKEGDYEVARGGWLTDFMDPMGLLAIFTSQNAYNDPNFKNAEYDELLSKAAKTRGAEHFEALYEAQEILMSELPIIPVYHYTDVILASPKLQGWDRSVLGTLDFSTATIVE, encoded by the coding sequence ATGAACAAAAGACTATTAGCGCTTATGCTGGTATTGACAATGGCAATATCATTGCTGGCAGGATGTGCGCAACCTGCACCAGCACCGGCACCAGCACCAGAGCAACCTGCGGAGCAACCTGCAGAACCAGCAAAAGAGGTAGTTTTCAACTGGAATATAGGTGCTGATCCTAAAACGATCGACCCAGTTTTAAACGGAGCAAGTGATGGTGGAGACGTAATCAACCAGACATTCGAGGGTCTGACAAGAGAGAAGAGCGGAACTGTTTATCCTGGAATCGCTGAGAGCTGGGATGTATCAGAAGACGGTCTTACAGTCACTTTCCATCTGAGAGAGTCAAAGTGGTCAGATGGTTCACCTCTTACAGCTCATGACTTCGTATATTCCTGGAAGAGAGGAATGGATCCAGCTACAGCTTCTGAGTATGCATGGATTTGGGAGTACACAAACATAGTTGGCGCATTTGACGCAGTAAATGGAGCATCATTGGACGAAGTGGGAGTAACTGCACTTGATGATTACACTCTTGAAGTTAAGCTTCTTACACCTACAGACTATATCATCAGCTTATTGTCATTCTATCACTTCATGCCAACCAAGCAATCAGCTGTTGAGGCCGGAGCAGACGGCGCGTGGGCTAAGGATCCTGCAAATGCAGTATCAAACGGTCCTTTCAAGCTGACAAGCTATAAGATTGGTGAAGGCTTGACGCTCGTTAAGAACGAGCATTACTGGAACGCAGCAGAGGTTAAGATCGACAGGATCGAAGGTAAATTCATAGATGAGCAAGCAACAGCTTACCAGGCATATCAGGCAGGCGAACTTCATCTTTTACCAGATGTACCTCCTGCTGAAATACCAACCTTGATAGCTGAAAGCCCAGACTTCTATGTATTCCCACTATTGGGAACCTACTACTACAACATCAACATGGATCTTCCAATGTTCCAGGACGTAAGAGTAAGAAAAGCTCTTAACCTTGCAATAGACAGAGAGCTTATCACTGAAACAATGGGATCAGGACAGATTCCTGCAGCAGGCTTTGTACCTCCAGGATTCCTTGATCACGAAGGAAACGACTTCTTCGAGAAGTCAGGAACTTACGGCATAGCAACAGATAACAGTAAAGTTGCTGAAGCTCAGGCTCTATTGGCTGAAGCTGGATTCCCAGGCGGAGCAGGCTTCCCAGAGTTTACGATCATGTACAACACAAGTGCTGGACACCAGCAAGTTGCTGAGCTTGTTCAGGAAATGCTGAAGACCAACCTTGGAATCAACACTAAGCTTGAAAACCAGGAGTGGGCAGTATTCCAGGATACAAGAAAAGAAGGCGACTACGAAGTGGCAAGAGGCGGATGGCTGACAGACTTCATGGATCCTATGGGACTTCTTGCAATCTTTACAAGCCAGAATGCTTACAACGACCCTAACTTCAAGAATGCTGAATATGACGAGCTTCTTTCAAAGGCTGCTAAGACTAGAGGAGCAGAGCACTTTGAAGCCCTTTATGAGGCACAGGAGATCCTTATGAGCGAGCTTCCAATAATCCCGGTATATCACTATACCGACGTAATATTGGCATCACCTAAGCTTCAGGGATGGGACAGATCAGTTCTTGGAACTCTTGACTTCTCAACTGCAACTATAGTTGAATAA
- a CDS encoding ABC transporter permease has protein sequence MGVKNLWRRKLRTFLTVLGVIIGATSIIVMLSLGFGLSKSFEDQISQWGSLTTINVYKRWEDPSMPSGGGEPVKLDDKAVLSFKALPHVIAVSPTLEVYGTIINGRYISGVPIRGLDPDSMAEFGFEIAEGRLLTSSDELTVVFGSQMKQNFYDPKARVWREPKVDLMKDRMTMTLNPSYGWEDPGNKVVYKEYKIKTAGVLAEGNWEYSYGVFMPITEVQKLIKEKEKAEGVKPKPGQDSSTDYQQINVKVDDMKNVQEVQLAIKDMGHEAYSLNDQLEAMKETAGMIQLVLGGIGAISLLVAAIGITNTMVMSIYERTKEIGIMKVIGASINDIKRLFLFESAMIGVLGGVIGIGFSFLLSYLINHFGSQFGGFFGASGGSKISIIPVWLVFASLGFSALIGIISGYYPARRAMNLSAIEAIRTE, from the coding sequence ATGGGTGTAAAAAACCTGTGGAGAAGAAAGCTTAGGACCTTTCTTACAGTCCTTGGTGTAATTATAGGCGCAACATCAATTATCGTTATGTTGAGTCTTGGTTTTGGTCTTAGCAAATCCTTTGAGGACCAGATATCCCAATGGGGGAGTCTCACTACAATAAACGTGTACAAACGGTGGGAGGATCCTTCAATGCCCTCCGGCGGTGGAGAACCTGTCAAGCTGGATGACAAGGCAGTTTTAAGCTTCAAGGCACTTCCGCATGTAATAGCGGTAAGCCCCACGCTTGAGGTTTATGGAACGATAATAAATGGAAGATATATCTCAGGAGTTCCCATCAGAGGTCTAGACCCTGATTCAATGGCTGAGTTCGGATTTGAGATAGCTGAGGGAAGGCTGCTTACCAGCAGCGATGAGCTAACCGTGGTATTCGGAAGCCAGATGAAGCAGAACTTCTACGATCCCAAGGCCAGGGTCTGGAGAGAGCCAAAGGTCGATCTTATGAAGGACCGGATGACCATGACTCTCAATCCAAGCTATGGGTGGGAGGATCCGGGAAATAAGGTGGTTTACAAGGAATATAAGATAAAGACTGCAGGGGTTCTTGCAGAGGGCAACTGGGAGTACAGCTATGGTGTGTTCATGCCCATAACCGAGGTCCAAAAGCTCATCAAGGAAAAAGAAAAGGCTGAGGGCGTAAAGCCCAAGCCCGGTCAGGATTCAAGCACTGACTATCAACAGATAAACGTGAAGGTCGACGACATGAAGAACGTTCAGGAGGTCCAGCTGGCAATAAAGGATATGGGACATGAGGCATACAGCCTTAATGACCAACTGGAAGCGATGAAGGAAACTGCAGGTATGATCCAGCTTGTGCTTGGAGGGATCGGTGCAATTTCACTTTTAGTTGCCGCAATTGGCATTACAAATACCATGGTAATGAGTATTTACGAGAGAACAAAGGAAATCGGGATAATGAAGGTAATAGGTGCCTCCATAAATGACATAAAAAGGCTGTTCCTGTTTGAATCAGCCATGATCGGGGTGCTTGGAGGAGTTATAGGGATTGGTTTCTCGTTCCTTTTGTCTTATCTCATCAACCACTTCGGCAGTCAGTTTGGAGGTTTCTTTGGAGCATCAGGGGGATCCAAGATATCGATCATTCCTGTTTGGCTTGTATTTGCATCCTTGGGATTCTCGGCATTGATCGGGATAATTTCAGGTTATTACCCCGCAAGAAGAGCGATGAATCTTTCGGCCATTGAGGCGATAAGGACGGAGTAA
- a CDS encoding ATP-binding protein translates to MKDKYRVMPEELTSPCNMELLDFQTTESVAPLKGIIGQDRGVDALSFGLKMKKKGYNIYVAGLSGTGRSSFTYSIACDFAKNQPVPQDWVYVYNFNKKESPKALPFQPGQGKNFKKDIEDLVEGFKKTIPEAFSGIEYENRKNNLFKIANQKKSEVLKKLNEKSQEYGFVYTPSDQGLISIPLKEGKPINEQEYSSLSLEEREGMMEKYEELRIATVEEFNDLRLLDEELEDHLTQLDEHMAKELIQYDIKKLLNRYGSIPSTAIYLNELEKDIIENIEKFKPKAAAKNFSLFDIQMPPDDNFFIRYKVNLFVDNSQLEHAPIINESNPVYNNLMGSIEYRSHMGILTTDFMQIKPGSLHQANGGYIVFQMKEILNNPISWEMLKRSLKTNEINIENYNRLMGMAVTSSLKPEPIPLDVKVIIIGDDYTYSLLYNYDDDFRKLFKVMADFDIEMEKNPENIGRMAEFISAHTKESGIRPFDKAAVARVVEFSTRLAGHQGKLSTQFNQIIEILYEADLWAEQDGSGIITEKHVKTAIDGKIKRSNKYEEKLNEMFVEGTLLIDLDGEEVGQINGLAVMGTGEYSFGKPSRITATVYRGEKGVINIEREARQSGRIHDKGVLILSGYLGQKYAQKNPLGLTIGIGFEQNYSVVDGDSASSTELYAILSSISEVPVKQYIAVTGSVNQKGEIQPIGGVNEKIEGYYQVCRIMGLTGKQGVLIPRTNLNNLTLREEVVEAVRNGEFHIYAIDHIDQGIEVLMDKTAEEIDQLINRKLESMYSQEEEK, encoded by the coding sequence ATGAAGGATAAGTACAGAGTGATGCCGGAAGAGCTGACCAGTCCATGCAACATGGAGCTTCTTGATTTCCAGACCACTGAGTCTGTCGCGCCTCTTAAGGGGATAATCGGGCAGGATAGAGGTGTCGATGCCTTAAGCTTTGGACTTAAGATGAAGAAGAAGGGCTATAATATATATGTAGCCGGATTGAGCGGAACAGGACGCAGCAGCTTCACTTATTCCATAGCATGTGATTTCGCAAAAAACCAGCCTGTTCCACAGGACTGGGTCTACGTCTATAATTTCAATAAGAAGGAGTCCCCCAAGGCGCTGCCTTTTCAACCTGGTCAGGGTAAGAATTTCAAAAAAGACATAGAGGACCTGGTGGAGGGCTTTAAGAAGACTATTCCTGAAGCATTTTCAGGGATCGAGTATGAGAACAGAAAAAACAACCTATTCAAAATAGCCAACCAGAAAAAAAGTGAGGTCTTAAAGAAGCTAAATGAGAAATCCCAGGAGTATGGCTTCGTATATACTCCAAGCGACCAGGGACTTATATCGATACCCCTAAAGGAAGGAAAGCCCATAAACGAGCAGGAATACAGCTCATTGTCGCTTGAAGAGCGCGAGGGGATGATGGAGAAATATGAGGAGCTGAGGATCGCTACAGTCGAAGAGTTCAATGACCTCAGGCTGCTGGATGAGGAACTGGAGGATCATCTAACTCAGCTGGATGAGCATATGGCAAAGGAGCTTATCCAGTATGACATAAAGAAGCTGCTGAACAGGTATGGAAGCATACCCTCCACTGCCATATATTTAAACGAGCTTGAGAAGGACATCATTGAGAATATTGAGAAGTTCAAGCCTAAGGCGGCAGCGAAGAATTTCTCGCTATTTGATATCCAAATGCCCCCAGACGATAATTTCTTCATCAGATACAAGGTCAACCTCTTTGTTGACAACAGCCAGCTGGAACACGCTCCCATCATAAATGAATCAAACCCGGTATACAACAACCTGATGGGAAGTATTGAATACAGGAGCCATATGGGGATCCTGACAACAGACTTCATGCAGATAAAGCCTGGATCTCTCCATCAGGCAAATGGCGGCTATATCGTATTCCAAATGAAGGAGATACTGAATAACCCCATATCCTGGGAAATGCTTAAGAGGTCACTAAAAACCAATGAAATCAATATCGAGAACTACAATCGCCTTATGGGTATGGCCGTCACTTCAAGTCTTAAGCCCGAGCCCATACCTCTTGACGTCAAGGTAATCATTATCGGAGATGATTATACCTACAGCCTCCTCTACAACTACGATGACGACTTCAGGAAGCTTTTTAAGGTCATGGCGGATTTCGATATAGAGATGGAGAAGAATCCCGAAAACATAGGGAGGATGGCAGAATTTATATCTGCCCATACAAAGGAAAGCGGCATCAGACCCTTCGACAAGGCTGCTGTGGCAAGAGTAGTGGAATTCAGCACAAGGCTTGCCGGCCACCAGGGAAAGCTAAGCACTCAATTCAATCAAATAATTGAGATATTATACGAAGCTGACCTGTGGGCAGAGCAGGACGGTAGCGGGATCATCACCGAGAAGCACGTGAAGACAGCAATAGACGGCAAAATAAAGCGATCCAACAAGTATGAGGAAAAGCTCAATGAAATGTTTGTCGAAGGTACCCTCCTTATCGATCTGGATGGCGAGGAGGTAGGCCAAATCAACGGACTGGCTGTTATGGGGACAGGGGAATACAGCTTCGGAAAGCCAAGCAGGATAACGGCTACCGTATATAGGGGCGAGAAGGGAGTAATCAACATAGAACGGGAGGCTCGCCAAAGTGGGAGGATACATGACAAGGGAGTACTCATTCTAAGCGGCTATCTTGGACAAAAGTATGCTCAGAAAAATCCGTTGGGCCTGACCATAGGGATCGGCTTTGAACAGAATTATTCAGTAGTCGACGGTGACAGTGCCTCCAGTACAGAGCTCTATGCGATACTGTCGTCTATCTCAGAGGTCCCAGTCAAGCAGTATATAGCCGTAACAGGATCAGTGAACCAGAAGGGTGAGATACAGCCTATAGGCGGGGTAAATGAGAAAATCGAAGGCTATTACCAGGTTTGCAGGATAATGGGACTTACAGGCAAACAGGGAGTGCTGATACCAAGAACAAACTTAAACAATCTGACATTGAGGGAGGAAGTGGTTGAAGCAGTAAGAAACGGTGAGTTTCACATATATGCTATCGACCATATAGATCAGGGGATCGAGGTGCTGATGGATAAGACTGCAGAGGAGATAGATCAGCTTATTAATAGGAAGCTGGAATCCATGTATTCCCAGGAGGAGGAAAAATGA
- a CDS encoding MFS transporter → MDRQYKKLMIISVFLWLATNFHHPVNPTYFTELNLPNHVFGTSMAFMVSAVFLTSPIWGSLGDNYGRKKTLVYSTLLYGMTQIAYGMSTQLWHILLLRAIAGMFSGGFMVGFLAAVVDVSDESNRAERIAAFSAVMSVSMSIGFLIGGILGYLPVRYVFYIQGLVMMAVSLAIHLTLGETNSPTGKSTKPDFIWNILKDKDKSKAVFTPWILIFLGVTLFVFIAYSSNTNAFNYYLKEQLDFKPIVNGIWRAGTGIFGLIANLTINVWLARNYKGKNAFVIFLSFTLLGAIMIFANTSIIPFMAWSLFYFTMHTVLFPMLQSFAVKSTEYGAGFMSGLFSASRSLGEMLGALIAGFAYGIGNRVPFLLSIIAIAIALVLGIMQLTIRTGKESN, encoded by the coding sequence ATGGACAGACAATACAAAAAATTAATGATCATATCTGTGTTCCTTTGGTTAGCTACCAACTTCCACCACCCTGTAAATCCTACGTATTTTACGGAGCTGAACTTGCCAAATCATGTTTTTGGAACTTCCATGGCATTTATGGTTTCGGCTGTTTTCCTGACATCACCCATCTGGGGAAGCCTGGGAGATAATTATGGCAGAAAGAAGACACTGGTATACTCCACTCTTCTTTACGGCATGACCCAGATTGCATATGGTATGTCCACACAGCTTTGGCACATACTCCTTTTACGTGCAATAGCGGGAATGTTCAGCGGAGGCTTTATGGTAGGATTTCTCGCGGCTGTTGTGGATGTATCTGATGAATCCAACAGAGCTGAGAGAATAGCAGCATTTTCAGCGGTCATGAGCGTTTCAATGTCCATTGGATTTCTGATCGGAGGGATACTTGGATATCTTCCAGTGAGGTATGTATTCTATATCCAGGGATTGGTGATGATGGCGGTGAGCCTTGCAATACATTTGACCTTGGGAGAGACTAATTCACCTACGGGAAAGAGCACCAAGCCTGACTTTATCTGGAATATTTTAAAGGATAAGGATAAATCAAAGGCGGTATTCACCCCATGGATCTTGATATTTCTGGGAGTGACCCTCTTTGTATTTATAGCTTACTCAAGCAACACGAATGCCTTCAACTATTATCTGAAGGAGCAACTGGATTTCAAGCCAATAGTCAACGGTATATGGAGAGCAGGGACTGGAATATTCGGACTTATAGCAAATCTTACTATAAATGTGTGGCTGGCAAGAAACTACAAGGGAAAGAATGCTTTTGTAATTTTCCTAAGTTTTACTCTATTAGGTGCAATTATGATATTCGCAAATACAAGTATAATTCCGTTCATGGCGTGGAGTCTTTTCTACTTTACTATGCATACTGTGCTTTTCCCAATGCTCCAAAGCTTTGCAGTAAAAAGCACAGAGTATGGTGCTGGATTTATGTCAGGCTTGTTCAGTGCCTCCAGGTCATTGGGCGAAATGCTGGGTGCCCTTATTGCAGGTTTTGCATACGGAATAGGCAACAGGGTCCCGTTCCTGCTGTCCATAATCGCCATCGCGATCGCACTGGTTCTCGGGATCATGCAGCTAACTATAAGAACCGGGAAAGAAAGTAATTGA
- a CDS encoding CTP synthase yields METKYIFITGGVVSSLGKGITAASLGRLLKSRGLKVTIQKFDPYINVDPGTLSPYQHGEVFVTEDGAETDLDLGHYERFIDENLDSDSSVTTGSVYWAVLNRERNGDYDGRTVQVIPHITNEIKERIIKASGSKDVDVIISEIGGTVGDIESLPFLEAIRQIKHDVGRENVMYIHVTLIPYLSKAGELKTKPTQHSVKELRSIGIQPDALILRTEKPLDSGIKDKVALFSDLDPGSVIENGDAACIYQVPLLLEAEGLAENVVKHLGLRSTAPDLSGWRYLVDRATNPSRSVRIALVGKYVELKDAYLSVIEALRHAGIENDAEIKLEWIHSRDVKDQNAAELLGEADGILVPGGFGQRGMEGKISAIRYARENKVPYLGLCLGMQLASIEFARNVVGLTGANSTELEPNTPYPIIDILPDKRDITKLGGTLRLGSYPCVLKEGSKAREAYGTEIISERHRHRYEFNNLYRKQLEEKGFNFSGLSPDGDLVEIIEIKDHPWFVASQFHPEFKSRPTKAHPLFREFVKAALERGKDN; encoded by the coding sequence GTGGAAACCAAGTACATTTTTATCACTGGAGGAGTAGTGTCATCCCTTGGGAAAGGGATCACAGCAGCCAGTCTGGGAAGACTCCTGAAAAGCAGAGGACTGAAGGTGACGATCCAGAAGTTTGATCCTTACATCAACGTTGATCCAGGGACACTTAGTCCATACCAGCACGGAGAGGTATTTGTTACTGAGGACGGAGCAGAGACAGATCTTGACCTTGGTCATTATGAAAGGTTTATTGATGAAAATCTTGACTCAGACAGCAGTGTCACTACAGGCAGCGTCTATTGGGCAGTACTCAACCGAGAGAGAAACGGAGATTACGACGGCAGGACAGTCCAGGTGATTCCCCATATCACAAATGAGATCAAGGAGAGGATAATAAAGGCATCAGGAAGCAAGGATGTCGATGTAATAATCTCTGAGATAGGAGGGACCGTAGGCGATATAGAGTCGCTTCCGTTTCTTGAAGCGATAAGACAGATAAAGCATGACGTTGGACGGGAGAATGTTATGTACATCCATGTCACTCTGATACCCTATCTTTCAAAGGCAGGAGAACTAAAGACGAAGCCTACCCAGCACAGCGTAAAGGAGCTTCGAAGTATAGGAATACAACCGGATGCATTGATATTAAGAACTGAAAAGCCGTTGGACAGTGGAATCAAGGATAAGGTAGCGTTGTTCTCAGACCTTGATCCAGGCTCAGTGATCGAGAATGGGGATGCTGCTTGCATATACCAGGTACCTCTTCTGCTCGAGGCTGAGGGTCTTGCCGAAAATGTGGTCAAGCACCTTGGCTTAAGATCCACTGCTCCTGATCTCTCAGGTTGGAGATACCTGGTTGACAGGGCAACAAATCCAAGCAGATCTGTCAGGATTGCTCTTGTTGGAAAGTATGTGGAGCTGAAGGATGCTTACCTTTCTGTCATTGAGGCACTAAGACATGCCGGTATTGAAAATGATGCTGAGATAAAGCTTGAGTGGATACATTCAAGAGATGTCAAGGATCAGAATGCCGCCGAGCTCCTTGGTGAGGCAGATGGAATACTCGTACCTGGGGGTTTTGGTCAAAGAGGGATGGAGGGGAAGATCTCAGCCATACGATATGCAAGGGAGAACAAGGTGCCCTATCTGGGACTTTGTCTCGGAATGCAGCTTGCAAGCATAGAATTTGCAAGGAATGTTGTAGGCTTAACTGGTGCAAACAGTACAGAGCTTGAGCCGAATACACCTTATCCGATAATCGATATACTTCCTGATAAAAGAGATATTACAAAGCTGGGAGGCACTTTGAGACTTGGCTCCTACCCGTGTGTATTGAAGGAAGGCTCTAAGGCGAGGGAAGCATATGGAACTGAAATTATTAGCGAAAGACACAGACACAGATACGAGTTCAACAACCTTTACAGAAAACAGCTTGAGGAAAAAGGATTCAACTTTTCGGGTCTGTCTCCTGACGGGGATCTGGTAGAGATAATTGAGATCAAGGACCACCCGTGGTTTGTCGCCTCCCAATTCCACCCGGAATTCAAGTCAAGGCCGACAAAAGCCCATCCTTTGTTTAGGGAGTTCGTTAAGGCAGCGTTGGAGAGGGGAAAGGATAATTGA